Proteins found in one Amphiura filiformis chromosome 14, Afil_fr2py, whole genome shotgun sequence genomic segment:
- the LOC140170428 gene encoding uncharacterized protein produces the protein MAYLSQIRSVLLVIFVSLVTICYAQDPKGFTNNPNALIAYIVLGVVLGIFIITFAVITCYICYRTRPVRQGWQPHRPQDDSPARQLPRKSNRREDDVEEGQERQPWSYRSSYDDNFFFGPAGNYYNSKHNKPTEKDKIFIIN, from the exons ATGGCGTATTTATCACAAATTCGGTCTGTTTTACTGGTAATATTCGTCAGTTTAGTGACGATTTGTTACGCTCAAGATCCAAAGG GATTCACCAATAACCCGAATGCCCTCATCGCATACATAGTGTTAGGTGTGGTCCTAGGCATCTTCATTATCACCTTCGCTGTCATTACCTGCTACATTTGCTACAGGACGAGACCAGTCCGCCAAGGATGGCAACCACATCGACCACAAGATGATTCCCCCGCCCGGCAACTACCGCGAAAATCAAATCGTCGTGAAGACGACGTGGAAGAAGGACAGGAACGACAACCTTGGTCTTATCGATCTAGTTATGATGATAATTTCTTTTTT ggaCCGGCTGGGAATTATTACAACTCTAAACACAATAAACCGACGGAGAAGGACAAGATATTTATCATTAACTAA